The Streptomyces sp. NBC_00691 genome has a segment encoding these proteins:
- a CDS encoding DNA gyrase/topoisomerase IV subunit A, with the protein MARRSTKTPPPDDAFEERILDIDVVDEMQGSFLEYAYSVIYSRALPDARDGMKPVQRRIVFQMNEMGLRPDRGFVKCARVVGEVMGKLHPHGDASIYDAMVRMAQPFSMRVPLVDGHGNFGSLGNDDPPAAMRYTESRMAPAALLMTESIDEDTVDFSPNYDGQEREPVALPAAYPNLLVNGASGIAVGMATNMPPHNLGEVVAAARHLIRHPGADLETLMRFVPGPDLPTGGRIVGLSGIKDAYESGRGSFKIRATTSVETVTARRKGIVVTELPFTVGPEKVISKIKDLVGSKKLQGIADVKDLTDRNHGLRLVIEIKNGFVPEAVLEQLYKLTPMEESFGINNVALVDGQPLTLGLKELLEVYLDHRFEVVRRRSEFRRTKKRDRLHLVEGLLVALLDIDEVIRLIRESENSAQAKERLIERFSLSEIQTQYILDTPLRRLTKFDRIELETEQDRLNGEIDELTGILDSDAELRKLVSAELAAVAKKFATDRRTVLLESAGAPVAAVSLEVADDPCRVLLSSTGLLARTATAELPPVDPDATRVKHDVILSSVAATQRGDIGAVTSAGRLLRIAVIDLPQLPDTASAPNLAGGAPLSEFLSLEADETVVCLTTLDEASPGLALGTLQGVVKRVVPDYPANKDELEVITLKEGDRIVGATELRTGEEDLVFITSDAQLLRYPAAQVRPQGRPAGGMAGVKLADGADVISFTAVDPAADAVVFTVAGSTGTLDSSAATSAKLTPFDQYPRKGRATGGVRCQRFLKGEDVLILAWAGTTPARAAQKTGTPVELPEIDPRRDGSGTPLAHPVDVLASPAV; encoded by the coding sequence ATGGCCCGCCGCAGCACGAAGACACCGCCGCCGGACGACGCGTTCGAGGAGCGAATCCTCGACATCGACGTTGTCGACGAGATGCAGGGCTCCTTCCTCGAGTACGCGTACTCGGTGATCTATTCGCGTGCCCTCCCGGACGCCCGTGACGGCATGAAGCCCGTCCAACGACGCATCGTCTTCCAGATGAACGAGATGGGGCTCCGGCCCGACCGGGGCTTCGTCAAGTGCGCCCGCGTCGTCGGCGAGGTGATGGGCAAGCTCCACCCGCACGGCGACGCGTCGATCTACGACGCCATGGTCCGCATGGCACAGCCCTTCTCCATGCGTGTCCCGCTGGTCGACGGCCACGGCAACTTCGGTTCCCTGGGCAACGACGACCCGCCGGCCGCCATGCGGTACACCGAGTCGCGGATGGCCCCGGCCGCCCTGCTCATGACCGAGTCCATCGACGAGGACACGGTCGACTTCTCGCCGAACTACGACGGCCAGGAGCGGGAGCCGGTGGCACTGCCCGCCGCCTACCCGAACCTCCTGGTCAACGGCGCGTCGGGCATCGCGGTCGGCATGGCGACCAACATGCCCCCGCACAACCTCGGCGAGGTCGTCGCGGCCGCCCGTCACCTGATCCGTCACCCGGGCGCCGACCTGGAGACGCTGATGCGTTTCGTGCCCGGCCCCGACCTGCCGACCGGCGGCCGGATCGTCGGCCTCTCCGGCATCAAGGACGCGTACGAGTCGGGCCGCGGATCGTTCAAGATCCGCGCCACGACGAGCGTGGAGACGGTGACGGCGCGCCGCAAGGGCATCGTCGTGACCGAGCTGCCGTTCACGGTCGGCCCCGAGAAGGTCATCTCCAAGATCAAGGACCTGGTCGGTTCCAAGAAGCTCCAGGGCATCGCGGACGTCAAGGACCTGACCGACCGCAACCACGGCCTGCGCCTGGTCATCGAGATCAAGAACGGCTTCGTGCCCGAGGCCGTCCTGGAGCAGCTCTACAAGCTGACGCCGATGGAGGAGTCCTTCGGCATCAACAACGTGGCGCTGGTGGACGGCCAGCCGCTGACGCTCGGCCTCAAGGAGCTCCTGGAGGTCTACCTCGACCACCGCTTCGAGGTCGTCCGCCGCCGTTCCGAGTTCCGCCGCACCAAGAAGCGCGACCGGCTCCACCTGGTCGAGGGCCTGCTCGTCGCCCTGCTCGACATCGACGAGGTCATCCGGCTGATCCGGGAGAGCGAGAACTCGGCGCAGGCCAAGGAGCGCCTGATCGAGCGCTTCTCGCTCAGCGAGATCCAGACGCAGTACATCCTGGACACCCCGCTGCGCCGCCTCACCAAGTTCGACCGCATCGAGCTGGAGACCGAGCAGGACCGGCTCAACGGCGAGATCGACGAGCTGACCGGGATCCTCGACTCCGACGCGGAACTGCGCAAGCTGGTCTCGGCGGAACTGGCGGCGGTCGCGAAGAAGTTCGCGACCGACCGGCGTACGGTCCTGCTCGAGTCGGCGGGCGCGCCCGTCGCGGCCGTCTCCCTGGAGGTCGCGGACGACCCGTGCCGCGTGCTGCTCTCCTCGACCGGGCTCCTCGCCCGCACGGCGACGGCGGAGCTGCCCCCGGTCGACCCGGACGCCACCCGCGTCAAGCACGACGTGATCCTGTCGTCGGTGGCCGCCACCCAGCGCGGTGACATCGGCGCGGTGACCTCGGCCGGCCGGCTGCTCCGGATCGCGGTGATCGACCTGCCGCAGCTCCCGGACACCGCGTCCGCACCGAACCTGGCGGGCGGGGCGCCGCTCTCCGAGTTCCTGTCCCTGGAGGCGGACGAGACCGTGGTCTGCCTGACCACCCTCGACGAGGCCTCGCCGGGGCTCGCCCTGGGCACGCTCCAGGGCGTGGTGAAGCGCGTGGTCCCGGACTATCCGGCGAACAAGGACGAGCTGGAGGTCATCACCCTCAAGGAGGGCGACCGGATCGTCGGCGCGACCGAGCTGCGGACGGGCGAGGAGGACCTGGTCTTCATCACCTCCGACGCCCAGCTCCTGCGCTACCCGGCCGCGCAGGTACGGCCCCAGGGCCGGCCGGCCGGCGGTATGGCGGGCGTCAAACTGGCGGACGGCGCCGATGTGATCTCGTTCACGGCGGTCGACCCGGCGGCGGACGCCGTGGTCTTCACCGTCGCGGGATCCACGGGAACGCTCGACTCCTCGGCGGCCACGTCGGCGAAGCTGACGCCCTTCGACCAGTACCCGCGCAAGGGCCGCGCGACCGGCGGCGTCCGCTGCCAGCGCTTCCTGAAGGGCGAGGACGTCCTGATCCTGGCCTGGGCGGGCACCACCCCGGCCCGCGCCGCGCAGAAGACCGGCACCCCGGTGGAACTCCCGGAGATCGATCCCCGCCGCGACGGCTCGGGAACCCCGCTCGCCCACCCGGTGGACGTGCTGGCGAGCCCGGCGGTCTGA
- a CDS encoding M16 family metallopeptidase, with amino-acid sequence MDFHPQPTPGVARPWAFPAPDRGALDNGLTVLTSHRPGQQVVAVEIFLPAPLDAEPAGLDGVATIMARALFEGTDQQSAEEFAAELERCGATLDAHADHPGVRVSLEVPVSRLPKALGLVSEALIAPAFLETEVERLVRNRLDEIPHETANPGRRAAKQLSKELFPAEARMSRPRQGTEETVEAIDAAAVRAFYEAYVRPATATAVVVGDLTGVDLDKVLAETLGAWTGEPAEALPMPPITADDTGRVVIVDRPGAVQTQLLIGRVGPDRHDSVWPAQVLGTYCLGGTLTSRLDRVLREEKGYTYGVRAFGQVLRSDGRGNGASMLAISGSIDTPNTGPALDDLWKVLRTLAAEGLTDAERETAVQNLVGVAPLKYETAASVAGTLSDQVEQHLPDDYQAQLYARLAETGTVEATAAVVSAFPVDRLVTVLVGDAAQIAEPVRALGIGEVTVVTG; translated from the coding sequence ATGGACTTCCACCCGCAGCCGACGCCCGGCGTCGCCCGCCCCTGGGCCTTCCCGGCCCCGGACCGCGGCGCCCTGGACAACGGCCTGACGGTCCTCACCAGTCACCGCCCCGGCCAGCAGGTCGTGGCCGTGGAGATCTTCCTGCCGGCCCCGCTGGACGCCGAGCCCGCCGGGCTCGACGGCGTCGCCACCATCATGGCCCGCGCGCTCTTCGAGGGCACGGACCAGCAGAGCGCCGAGGAGTTCGCGGCCGAGCTGGAGCGCTGCGGCGCCACGCTCGACGCGCACGCCGACCACCCGGGCGTGCGGGTCTCCCTGGAGGTTCCCGTCTCCCGGCTGCCCAAGGCGCTCGGTCTGGTCTCCGAGGCCCTGATCGCGCCGGCGTTCCTCGAGACCGAGGTCGAGCGCCTGGTGCGCAACCGCCTCGACGAGATCCCGCACGAGACGGCCAACCCGGGCCGCCGCGCCGCCAAGCAGCTCTCCAAGGAGCTGTTCCCGGCCGAGGCCCGGATGTCCCGGCCGCGCCAGGGCACCGAGGAGACCGTCGAGGCGATCGACGCCGCCGCGGTCCGCGCCTTCTACGAGGCGTACGTCCGGCCCGCCACGGCCACCGCCGTGGTCGTCGGCGACCTCACGGGCGTCGACCTGGACAAGGTCCTCGCCGAGACCCTGGGCGCCTGGACCGGTGAGCCGGCCGAGGCGCTCCCGATGCCGCCGATCACCGCCGACGACACCGGAAGGGTCGTCATCGTGGACCGTCCCGGGGCCGTCCAGACCCAGTTGCTGATCGGCCGGGTCGGACCCGACCGCCACGACAGCGTCTGGCCGGCCCAGGTCCTGGGCACGTACTGCCTCGGCGGCACCCTCACCTCGCGGCTCGACCGGGTCCTGCGCGAGGAGAAGGGCTACACGTACGGCGTGCGTGCCTTCGGGCAGGTGCTCCGCTCGGACGGCCGGGGGAACGGCGCCTCGATGCTCGCCATCAGCGGTTCCATCGACACGCCCAACACCGGTCCGGCTCTTGACGACCTGTGGAAGGTGCTGCGGACGCTGGCCGCGGAGGGTCTCACCGACGCCGAGCGGGAGACGGCCGTGCAGAACCTGGTGGGCGTCGCGCCGCTCAAGTACGAGACCGCCGCCTCCGTCGCCGGGACGCTCTCCGACCAGGTCGAGCAGCACCTCCCGGACGACTACCAGGCCCAGTTGTACGCCCGGCTGGCCGAGACCGGCACGGTCGAGGCGACCGCGGCCGTGGTCAGCGCCTTCCCCGTGGACCGGCTCGTCACCGTGCTCGTCGGCGACGCGGCGCAGATCGCGGAGCCGGTGCGCGCGCTCGGGATCGGTGAAGTGACCGTCGTGACCGGCTGA
- a CDS encoding M16 family metallopeptidase, whose translation MPMGHTATAEAGSGGLTATEHRLANGLRVVLSEDHLTPVAAVCLWYDVGSRHEVPGRTGLAHLFEHLMFQGSKQVHGNGHFELVQGAGGSLNGTTSFERTNYFETMPTHQLELALWLEADRMGSLLAALDDESMENQRDVVKNERRQRYDNVPYGTAFEKLTALAYPEGHPYHHTPIGSMADLDAATLEDARNFFRTYYAPNNAVLSVVGDIDPEETLAWVEKYFGSIPGHDGKPAPRSGGLPEVIGEQLREVVEEEVPARALMAAYRLPHDGTRACDAADLALTVLGGGESSRLHNRLVRRDRTAVAAGFGMLRLAGAPSLGWLDVKTSGGVEVPQIEAAVDEELARFAAEGPTPEEMERAQAQLEREWLDRLGTVAGRADELCRFAVLFGDPQLALTAVDRVLAVTADEVRAVAAATLRPDNRAVLVYEPLATEQSDTADGDDEEEGADQ comes from the coding sequence ATGCCCATGGGTCACACGGCCACGGCCGAGGCCGGCTCCGGCGGCCTGACAGCGACCGAGCACCGGTTGGCGAACGGCCTGCGTGTGGTGCTCTCGGAGGACCACCTGACCCCGGTCGCCGCGGTCTGCCTCTGGTACGACGTCGGCTCGCGGCACGAGGTCCCGGGCCGCACGGGCCTCGCCCACCTCTTCGAGCACCTGATGTTCCAGGGCTCGAAGCAGGTCCACGGGAACGGGCACTTCGAGCTGGTGCAGGGCGCGGGCGGCTCGCTCAACGGCACGACGAGCTTCGAGCGCACCAACTATTTCGAGACCATGCCCACGCATCAGCTGGAGCTCGCGCTCTGGCTGGAGGCCGATCGCATGGGCTCGCTGCTCGCCGCCCTGGACGACGAGTCCATGGAGAACCAGCGGGACGTCGTCAAGAACGAGCGCCGCCAGCGCTACGACAACGTGCCGTACGGCACGGCCTTCGAGAAGCTGACCGCCCTCGCCTACCCGGAGGGGCACCCGTACCACCACACGCCGATCGGGTCGATGGCCGACCTGGACGCGGCCACGCTGGAGGACGCGCGGAACTTCTTCCGCACGTACTACGCCCCGAACAACGCCGTGCTCTCGGTCGTCGGCGACATCGACCCGGAGGAGACCCTCGCCTGGGTCGAGAAGTACTTCGGCTCCATCCCGGGCCACGACGGCAAGCCCGCGCCGCGCTCCGGCGGCCTTCCCGAGGTCATCGGCGAGCAGCTGCGCGAGGTCGTCGAGGAGGAGGTCCCGGCCCGCGCGCTGATGGCCGCCTACCGGCTGCCGCACGACGGCACGCGCGCGTGCGACGCCGCCGACCTGGCCCTGACGGTCCTCGGCGGCGGCGAGTCCTCCCGGCTGCACAACCGTCTGGTCCGCCGTGACCGTACGGCCGTAGCCGCGGGCTTCGGCATGCTGCGGCTGGCCGGCGCGCCCTCGCTCGGCTGGCTCGACGTCAAGACCTCCGGAGGCGTCGAGGTCCCGCAGATCGAGGCGGCCGTCGACGAGGAGCTCGCCCGGTTCGCCGCCGAGGGCCCCACGCCCGAGGAGATGGAGCGCGCGCAGGCCCAGTTGGAGCGCGAGTGGCTGGACCGGCTCGGCACCGTCGCGGGCCGCGCCGACGAACTGTGCCGGTTCGCCGTCCTGTTCGGCGACCCGCAGCTCGCGCTGACCGCCGTCGACCGCGTCCTCGCGGTCACCGCCGACGAGGTGCGGGCCGTGGCCGCGGCCACCCTGCGCCCCGACAACCGCGCGGTGCTGGTCTACGAGCCCCTGGCGACCGAACAGAGCGACACCGCCGACGGCGACGACGAGGAAGAGGGAGCGGACCAGTGA